The sequence AAGCGTGCGGCTCGTTGACCACAGGTGGCACCGACAGTATTTTCCAGTCGGTGTACGTGCATCGCGAGTGGGGCGTGGACAAAGGCATCACGCAGCCAGAAATTGTGCTGCCTGTTTCGGCACACCCTGCGTTCTTCAAGGCCGCGCATTACCTGAACATGAAAACGATCACGGCCAAGTTGGACGGAAACTTCCAAGCCGATGTGGCCGACATGGCCAGCAAGATCACACCCAATACAGTGATGATCGTGGGTTCGGCAGGTAACTATGGCCACGGCATTATCGACCCGATCGAGAAACTCTCTGACCTTGCGGTGAAACACAATATCGGTCTGCATGTGGATGGCTGTCTCGGTGGGTTTATCCTTGCGTGGGCGCAACCGTTGGGCATCGAATGTCCCGTGTTCGATTTCCGGCTTCCAGGCGTCACCGCCATCTCTGCTGATACGCACAAGTACGGTTATTCGCTGAAGGGGACGTCAACGGTGTTGTTCAGCAACGAGCATCTGAGACGTTACCAATACCATTGCGAGGTCGATTGGCCAGGTGGTGTTTATGTTTCCACAGGTTTCAATGGCAGCAAGTCGGGTGGACTGTTCGCGGCCACGTGGGCGGCCATGATGCACTACGGCAAGGAAGGATATCTGAAACGCGCCAAGGGCATTTTCGAGGTGAACAAGCGATTGAAAGATGTGGTCCGAGGGATTCCTGAACTGCGGTTGTTCGGAGATTCACTTTTCATCACGGCTATTGGTTCGGATCAGTTCAACATCTACCACGTGAACGATTATCTGAAGACCAAAGGCTGGCGCATGAACGGCCAGCAACACCCGAACGGTTTCCATTTCTGTGTGACGGGTCCGCAGATCACCAATACCACCATTGTAGAGGACTTTGAGAAGGACCTGAAAGCGGCCGTGGAGTACGCCAAACAACAGAAAGGCGACCCGAAATCCGCTGCGATGTATGGCGGGGCAGGGAAGGAGATAGACCCCTCGATGTATGTGCCGATGTTGACAGCCTACACTGATGTGACGCAGAGTACCTATCCGTTCTAAGCCATGAGCGATTCCACATCCAAATGTGTGCTCTCCATCGACCTCGGTTCCAGCGGACCCAAGGTTTCTGTGGTCGATCAGAACGGGGATATTCTCGCTACGCGGTCGGGCACGTTCAATAGCATTTATATTAAAGGCGGTGGCGTGGAGCAGGATCCCCACGATTGGTGGGATCAGATCCTGAAGCTTTCCAAGGAGGTCATTGACGAGTCGGGCACGGCCAAACGCATTGTGGCCATTGGCAACTGTGCACAGTATTTCAGCTCGGTACCCGTGGATAAAGATGGCAACCCAGTGCATAACGTCATCATGTGGGAAGATTCGCGGTCTGCCAAGCACATCAGCAAAAAGATGGGCGGTTTTCCATCCATATTGGGGTACAACATTTTCAAGCTGCTCAAGTGGTTGATGTCGGTTGGTATTCCACCAATTCTTTCGGGTGTGGACGGCAGCAGCCACATGCTATGGCTGAAAAACGAAATGCCTGAGGTTTGGAAGAAGACCTACAAGGTGATGGAGCCTTCCGATTACATCAACCTGAAGCTGACGGGCAAATTCCAAACGAACGAGAACATCGGTTTCACCTATGCCATGATCAAAAAGGCAGGGTGGAGCAAAGGCACGTACGACAAAAGCCTCATCAAATTCCTTGGGTTGGATGCGGAGAAGTACCCAGACATCGTTCCAGTATGCGACAATCTGGGAAGTCCGAAAAAGGAAGTGATCGATTGCCTCGGCATCTCAGAGGATGTCAGCGTTTTCTCAGGTATGCAGGACACCACAGCTTGCATGTTGGGCGGAGGTGCTTTTGACCCAATGGATGCGGTGATCGAGATCGGAACCACGCTCAACACGGGTGTTGTTCTCGACACGCGAACCATCGATATTCTGAACGGCATCTATTCTGTGAGCAGTCCAGTTCCTGACAGGTTTATCATGGTGGGCGAGCCTGGAGCGGGCGCCAAGTCGCTCAATTACCTGCTGAACAATCTTCTTCGGGTGGAAGACCCACTTTCAAAGATCAATTCAGATTCGCAGGAGCATCACGCGGCCATTGCCGACAGGATGGCTGCGGAATCGCCTGTTGGAAGTAATGGGGTTGTTTTCCTTCCTTGGATTTTCGGTTCCACCTTCCCCGAACCCGACACGAACATGCGCGGAGGTTTTATCAACCTCAGCCCTGAGAATACGCGGCATGATATGATCCGCGCCATTTTCGAATCGTATGCGCTCAACTTCAAATGGGTGCTGGAAACCAAAGAAAAGAGTCTGAAAGGCAAGATCAAGAAGGTGAATTTTACGGGTGGAGGAGCCATGTGGGAAACCGCTCCTCAGATCTGTGCCGATGCGCTACAGGTCCCAGTTCATCTGATGGACCAACCGCGCCAGGCCAACACCAAAGGCATCGCGTTCGTGTGCTTCAACAATCTTGGCATTGTGACCTACGATGAGATGAAGACCAAGCTCAAAGTGAAAAAGGTCTTCCATCCGCAGAAGGAGAATTTCGAATTCTACGACAAGCGATTGAAGGTTTTCAAGCAGTTGTTCGCGAAGATGCGACCGCTGTATGCTTCGCTGAATCAGTAGTAGACAATGAGGTCGTATCTGCTTTTCATCGTTTTCTTAACTATCACCAAGTATGGTTTCTCGCAGGACACCATTCAGGAGTCTTATGATGATGTGAATGATTTAAAAGAAAAGCTGGTTCGTGATGAAATAGTGGAGTTAGACTATGTGAATTACGACCTGTCCTATGGTGTAAAAGTTCCAAAGTGGTTAAACCTAAAGGAAACGGGAGATGATAAATTGTTTGGAGGAACGTTACCGCCTGTCGATGGAATCAAGAATGCGATATTGATAAGTGGGTTTCTAAGGGATGAGTTTCCCTCGTTCAAGGAGTTTGAGGACAAGTATTTGACAGGGAATAGATTTGGTCAACCGACCAAGTTTAGCTCTTCACACATTTGGTATGGGCAAAACCCTTTAGTTCCTATTGAAAACGGTGTAAAGCAACGCGTATTCACGATTTGGAATAATCACGTTTATCACAATCAATTTGTTCTGCTACAAACAAAAACGGCTT comes from Flavobacteriales bacterium and encodes:
- a CDS encoding aminotransferase class V-fold PLP-dependent enzyme, which codes for MGFAKFIEKKVIKHLPSVARAVQRSMSDDKKIDLVMNEMRNDPEMVDSLFPYREKYAVNSKMPEKSMPKEEILKQIKEMHAVESKPWKSGKISGSFYHGDQDHYDFLNEAFGYYSQVNSIQRDVCPSLTKYEGEIIAMTLDIFNGDAVNKRNPQQKACGSLTTGGTDSIFQSVYVHREWGVDKGITQPEIVLPVSAHPAFFKAAHYLNMKTITAKLDGNFQADVADMASKITPNTVMIVGSAGNYGHGIIDPIEKLSDLAVKHNIGLHVDGCLGGFILAWAQPLGIECPVFDFRLPGVTAISADTHKYGYSLKGTSTVLFSNEHLRRYQYHCEVDWPGGVYVSTGFNGSKSGGLFAATWAAMMHYGKEGYLKRAKGIFEVNKRLKDVVRGIPELRLFGDSLFITAIGSDQFNIYHVNDYLKTKGWRMNGQQHPNGFHFCVTGPQITNTTIVEDFEKDLKAAVEYAKQQKGDPKSAAMYGGAGKEIDPSMYVPMLTAYTDVTQSTYPF